The genomic stretch TTGAAATATGAAGTACTCCCAACTGATTTCCCTATTTCAGTAAAAAACATTGAAACTTGAGACGATTCATTGTTTGTCGTTTGATCATCAACACGTCCAAGCTGGTTGAATCTTGTCTCAATGCCCTCCAAGTATCTTGAACAAAAGGTCAAACATTCTTCAGCCAAATAACCTTCAGCAATGGAACCTTCTGGTTGTGCCCTGTTACGTACATAGGACTTCAAATGTCCCAagtatctaaaataaaaaacacaattagaaaatagtgttatacatatatacctgcAAATCCAATGGCAAATAGCAATTAcgatatatagaatatttaccTTTCTATAGGATACATCCATCGATAATGTACTGGGCCTCCAAGCTTCAGTTCATTCACTAGATGCACAACCAAATGAACCATGACTGTAAACAACCCAGGTGGAAAAAGCATTTCCATATGGCATTGTGTGAGAATGACTCGACGTTGGAGCTTGTCAAAGTCTAGAGGATTCAACACCTTGCCACATATTTGCCTAAATATTGAGCACAAATCAACTAAAACGGCAGACACTTGGTTAGGCAACACATTTCTAATTGATATTGGTAGCAGTTGCTCCATAAGAATATgtgaatcatgacttttcaaaccaaatatcTTCCGATGCTTTAGATCAATACACCTAGCAATGTTACTTGAGTAACCATCAGGCACTAAAACATTCTTCAAAGTTGTAAGGAATACATCTTTTTGGGCATTTGACATTGTAAATAAAGTAGGTCGATACTATCCATTTTCATTTGGCCAAAGATCACTTCTTACGCCCATCTCTTTCAAGTCTTTTCGAGCATTGagattatcttttgtttttccacTTTCATTGAGAATGGTATACAAGACATTATCACACACATTCTTCTCAATGTGCATAACATCAAGGTTATGGCGCAACAAGTTGTACTCCCAATAAGGAAGTTggaaaaatatacttttctttctccattgttGACAACCACTTTCTACAGTATTTTTTCGGTGAGTTCTTTTTCTGTTATCTTCAACCTCCATCCCTTTCCCAAATGTAACATGAACATTTTCCAACTGCTTGAATATCTCTGAACCTGATAGTGCCATTGGTGGATTCCTAAACTCTGTATTACCATCAAAGTGAACACGGTTAAACCTGAATCTATGATTTGGCTCTAAAAATCGACGATGACCCATAAAACTCCACTTTCTACTATGAGGTAGACGATGGGCAACAGTGTCAAAATTGCAAGTTGGACAAGCTGAACCAGTGTGTGTGTTCCACCCAGATAAATTACCAAGCCCAGGAAAATCACTAATTGTCCACATCAATGCAGTGCGCATATTAAACATTTGATTGAGTGAAGCGTCAAATGTTTCCACACCACTATCCCACAAATCCTTCAAGTCTTTAATCAAGGGTTGTAAGTAAACATCGATATCATTCCCTGGCATTTGCTTTCCCGGAATGATCATTGAAAGGATGAAGGAAGTCTGCTTCATACACATCCAAGGGGGTAAGTTGTACGGTATAAGAATCACAGGCCAAATGCTATAGTTGGTACTCAAAGTTCTGAAAGGATTGAAGCCATCACTAGCTAACCCAAGCCTAACATTCCGTGGATCTGATGCGAATTCAATGTGTGTTTCATCGAATCTCTTCCACGCCTCAGAGTCTCTCGGGTGCCTCATCAAGCCATCTTTGTTACTATCCACAGAATGCCACCTCATATGTTCAGCAGTTTTAGAAGACATAAATAACCTTTGCAAACGTGGTTTAAGTGGAAAGTACCGTAAAACTTTGAcaggtttcttttttcttttcttgccccCACTAGACATGTTCGTCGGGTTacctttcctactttgtttccaTCTTGACGTGTTACATACTTTGCATGTCTC from Diospyros lotus cultivar Yz01 chromosome 9, ASM1463336v1, whole genome shotgun sequence encodes the following:
- the LOC127809243 gene encoding uncharacterized protein LOC127809243 gives rise to the protein MVYDHLICRGFPTTYTTWFWHGESTTGETSNSTPSIQNPLYTHDPIHNMINVAFGISRDHVNVEAWTSHQPVHEGEERMPELNQGPNEEAKAFYDLVRDGNQALYEGCTKYSKLSFLVKLYHIKCLCGLSNEAMSMILELLKDAFEHAKIPDSFYEAKKLITKLGLNYSQIHACPNDCMLYWGEDESRETCKVCNTSRWKQSRKGNPTNMSSGGKKRKKKPVKVLRYFPLKPRLQRLFMSSKTAEHMRWHSVDSNKDGLMRHPRDSEAWKRFDETHIEFASDPRNVRLGLASDGFNPFRTLSTNYSIWPVILIPYNLPPWMCMKQTSFILSMIIPGKQMPGNDIDVYLQPLIKDLKDLWDSGVETFDASLNQMFNMRTALMWTISDFPGLGNLSGWNTHTGSACPTCNFDTVAHRLPHSRKWSFMGHRRFLEPNHRFRFNRVHFDGNTEFRNPPMALSGSEIFKQLENVHVTFGKGMEVEDNRKRTHRKNTVESGCQQWRKKSIFFQLPYWEYNLLRHNLDVMHIEKNVCDNVLYTILNESGKTKDNLNARKDLKEMGVRSDLWPNENG